In Bos indicus isolate NIAB-ARS_2022 breed Sahiwal x Tharparkar chromosome 25, NIAB-ARS_B.indTharparkar_mat_pri_1.0, whole genome shotgun sequence, the DNA window GTACCATTTGTGTTTTTGACCAGAATGTTACCAGGGATTTAAGATTTGTggcattcttctcctttttttaaaagtcctctttttcctttattgaacagaattattggagtatagttgagttacagtgttgtgttagtctcacGTGTACAGCGAAGTGAGCCAGTTATActcatatccactcttttttagaatCTGCTGTGGCTTTCTTCAGTGTGCTATTTTAAGAAAGTTGGATTATGGATCAAATCAAGCAGAGCACACCTAGCTTCCAGTCAAGGGCTCTATCTGATAATCCGGGAGCGCTGCTGCCATGGTCCTTGGAACGAGTGCCCTTATCCCTCCCGCCTTCTCCTGGCCTCCCATAAACCCCAGCCACTAGGTACCTGGATCTTCTTCAAGGCCAGACTCTCTTCAAGGCTGCCAACCTTCATCAGGAAATGGATCATCCACGCCTTGCTACGTTCATTTTCCTCTCCTTCACCTGTCTCCAGGTAGTACTGCAGCCGCATGGCTTTGGCCTGGAGGAGTAACTGGCTCGGCCCCATACTCTCGCCCAGGACAGTTCCTCCCAGGATGTTGGCCAGGGAGACGATCTGACCGGCTAGGCTGTAGATGGGGAAGGTGATGGTTCTCAGGTTGAGGCCCTTGTTCCTTTTCCAGGCGAACAAGAGTGGGTTGGGGGGTACACAGGAGCCCTGGTTCTTCGTGCACACCTCGCTGTAGGGGATCTGGGTTCCGTTGTCCTGGGTCACAGTCAGAGCCTGCACCGCGTCGTCCACCTTGCTAATTTCCTCTAGGATGTCCGGCTCCAGCAGGGTCTCGGTGTTGGAGACCACGAGGACGGAGGCATAAGGGACCTCGGTGCTCTTCCTGGAGATGGAGAAGATGAGAGAGTCGTTGGCGGTGAAATGTGTCTGCACGAAGCGCCGCTCGGCCTTGGCAGGGCTCCCGATGGGGGTGTACTGCTCCTCCAGGTCTTCTTCTCCATCCCGGGGCAGGTACATCAGGCCGGTGCCCAGGACAGCCGTTAGCGCCAACGGCAGCAGCAGGAAGATCCAGGGATGAGCGCCCACCTTCCTGCCCAGCCGCTGGAAGGCCCGCGACAGCGGCGCCTCCAGGCAGTTGGTGTGGCAGCGGGGCCGCGGGGCCCGAAGGTTCTCAGACCGCGAGGCCGGCGGGGGCGGCGGAGCCTCCGGCCCCGGAGAGGGCTCTGCGCTCGGCCCCGGCTTCTGGCCGCGCTCGGGCTCCCAGTCCTGACCCTCCGCAGAGGGCGGCTCCGGCTCAGGGCCAGGCCCTGCGGGCGGCCCGCTCCCTGCCTCCGGCCCCGGCCCCTGGGCCTCGGACCCAGGCCCTTGTCCTGCCTCCCGCTCCGGCTCTGGCTCAGGCGCAACCTTCGAGGGATTAAGGCTCATTTCCAGGAAGGAAAGCCCACGTTCTCAGCACGGCAGATCAGAAAGGAGCTGCCGCACGGAGCCCCCTCTCCACCCACCAACGGTTTCCTGAAGTTCCAGGCGCGTCTGTTTGACCCCCGGCTGCTCGCGCCCCCGATGCTGGAGTGTCGTTGGCGGTCACGTGGTTCAGTCGAGGTCAGTCgcgtccgactgtgtgcgaccccatgaaccacagcacaccaggcctccctgtacatcaccaactcccggagcttactcaaactcatgtccatttaatccgtgatgccatccaaccatctcatcctctgtcgtgcccttctcctgcccccaatccctcccagcatcagtcttttccaatgagtcaactcttcgcatgaggtggccaatctGATTACACGTTTACCATTCAATTTATGTTGATTGGTGTCCACTTAATCTACCTTCATTCTTAATATAAGTGGAATACATTTTTTGTCCTTGTTGACTCTTGTTAATAATACCAGCATAAAAGCAAATCAGAAGCAGAAGTAATTTCTCATGAATGAGTTTATTCTTGTTTAAGGGCTAATCCAATTAAAAGGGGTGTACAATTGAACATGTGTAGAAAGACTCTGAGAAGTAACATTTACTTGTGGTAGTATCACTGGAAAGATGGATTCATTTAAGCACACAAAGTATTGTTACTCAGGCTAACGTACTAATTGCCACAAGCCACATTCCCTCAGATTGGTTCAGAGAAAAAGCAGATGGTGGGAGGAGAGTTCTTTTTCATAACTTTAGGTTCTGAGCAGGAAGAAAGAGTACCATTTGATTAGTATTGGAAACTACATtaacaaagttgttttttttttttttaatgttttcaagttttaatgttttttaaagttttcaagtTTCACCCAAGTTTGCTTCTAACAAGTTGATGTCAAGTATGAAACGATAGGCTGCTCAAGAAACAATCGTACTGACAGAGATCATTATAACTTGACCCTTTAAGATCACATTTTCTGTGATCCTTATGGCAGACATATTCCTCAGTGTC includes these proteins:
- the LOC139179799 gene encoding patched domain-containing protein 3-like isoform X2, with product MSLNPSKVAPEPEPEREAGQGPGSEAQGPGPEAGSGPPAGPGPEPEPPSAEGQDWEPERGQKPGPSAEPSPGPEAPPPPPASRSENLRAPRPRCHTNCLEAPLSRAFQRLGRKVGAHPWIFLLLPLALTAVLGTGLMYLPRDGEEDLEEQYTPIGSPAKAERRFVQTHFTANDSLIFSISRKSTEVPYASVLVVSNTETLLEPDILEEISKVDDAVQALTVTQDNGTQIPYSEVCTKNQGSCVPPNPLLFAWKRNKGLNLRTITFPIYSLAGQIVSLANILGGTVLGESMGPSQLLLQAKAMRLQYYLETGEGEENERSKAWMIHFLMKVGSLEESLALKKIQVVYFSSLSRQLEFEATSMTVVPLFHLAYLLIILFAIVSCYRCDCVRNKMWVAVFGVISTALAVVSGFGLMLYVGVPFVLIVANSPFLILGLKQPRKI